From Mucilaginibacter rubeus, a single genomic window includes:
- a CDS encoding AraC family transcriptional regulator, producing the protein MINYYKYLPVSKEDENWGLCVLNTGCTHIEASGSYPGKAHPAHHNFNWNTGRVLNEYQVIYITRGKGLFESDSCKRIEVKAGSVIVLFPGERHRYKPDEKTGWDEYWIGFKGEVMDNLINKSFFKPEAPCLSIGFNESIFGLFNNIIEKTQQEDTGYQPQISGAVLHLLGSFHAVSRQNAVSDGREVLINEARLLFRSNITADFSPEQAASQLGVGYSWFRKAFKSHTGLSPGQYYIQLKIDRAKELLNDPSIPIKQIAYDLRFESYFYFSKLFKEKTGIAPTDYRKRAQGDI; encoded by the coding sequence ATGATCAATTACTACAAATACCTGCCTGTAAGTAAGGAAGACGAAAACTGGGGACTATGCGTGTTAAATACCGGCTGTACCCATATTGAGGCCTCGGGCTCATACCCCGGCAAGGCACATCCTGCGCATCATAATTTTAACTGGAACACAGGCCGGGTACTGAACGAGTACCAGGTAATTTATATCACCCGGGGCAAAGGCCTTTTTGAATCGGACAGTTGCAAACGGATTGAAGTAAAGGCAGGCAGTGTAATAGTTCTGTTTCCGGGAGAGCGGCACCGTTATAAGCCTGATGAAAAAACCGGCTGGGATGAATACTGGATAGGTTTTAAGGGCGAAGTGATGGATAACCTAATCAACAAAAGTTTTTTTAAACCGGAAGCCCCGTGTCTTAGCATCGGTTTTAATGAAAGCATTTTTGGTCTCTTTAACAATATCATCGAAAAAACACAACAGGAAGATACCGGCTATCAGCCCCAGATCTCAGGCGCGGTGCTGCACCTGTTAGGAAGCTTTCATGCCGTGAGCAGGCAAAACGCGGTGAGCGATGGCCGCGAAGTATTGATCAACGAAGCGAGGCTTCTTTTCCGCTCAAATATAACTGCCGATTTTTCACCGGAACAAGCTGCGTCTCAATTAGGCGTAGGTTATTCCTGGTTCAGAAAAGCTTTTAAAAGCCACACAGGGTTATCGCCGGGCCAGTACTATATCCAGTTAAAAATAGATCGTGCCAAGGAGTTGCTGAATGATCCGTCTATCCCTATTAAACAAATCGCTTATGATCTGAGGTTTGAGTCGTATTTTTATTTCTCTAAACTATTTAAAGAAAAAACCGGCATTGCCCCTACCGATTACCGGAAACGGGCACAGGGAGATATTTAA